The segment GCGCGCCTGTACTGATGCACGCGACTGGGGGGATCAACGGTACGTTTCCGTTAATATCTCGCCGGTGGAGTTTCGTGGCAGCGATTTGGTGCAGCGCGTCGCTCGTGCGCTGGAGGCCAGCGGTTTACCGGCGACCCGGCTGGAGCTGGAAATCACCGAAAACATCACTTTTGAGCACCCGGATCGCGCCCTGGAAATCATGCAGGGACTGCGCGCTCTGGGGGTACGGTTAACGGTGGATGATTTTGGTACCGGCTATGCGGCGCTGGGTTATTTGAAAACGTTCCCGTTTAACGGCCTGAAGATTGATCGCTCGTGGATGAAGGAGTTTCCTGAGTCGCCACAGGCGCAATCGGTGGTCGCGGGGATTGTCGGGTTGGCGCGCGCGTTTGCGCTGACCATCACAGCCGAAGGGATTGAAACCGAAGCGCAACTGAACGAATTGAAAGTGTTGTCTTGCGAAGAAGGGCAGGGCTACTTTCTTGGGCGACCGATGCCGCTGGCGGCGTTCAGAGCGCTACTGAATCAACAAGATGTTTAACGCACTTTAATGGCCAAACAGGTCATCAAAATTGCAAAACCAATAAAAATTGCGAGTTCCATAATCATCACCTCAGATAAATCTTAGGTAATTTTACTCAATGGTTGCTGAAATATTGGGCAGATTGTGTGATTAATCCGAAAAAGTGCGATCGCGATCGCCTCGGGATGCGGTTTTTCTGCGATACGTCTGATGGTAATTTTTATGTTTCACAGGCACGCTTGGCTACTCTCGGGCAACCGGTTGTCTGATTATCCAGGAGGAGAAAAACGTGAAACATTATGGAAAAGCGCTGCTGGTGATGGGGTTCCTGACCCTGACTGCCTGCCAGTCGGCGAGTAAACCTGACACCGCTGCGAGCACGGCCCAGGACGCGGAAAACGATATGTGTGGCGCATCGCAGTATCAGAATTACATCGGCCAGCCTTTATCGGCCTTGCAGAAGCAACGTTTTGACGTGCCAGTGCGCGCCATTCCGTGGAATTCTGCGGTGACGATGGACTTCAATCTGCGCCGCCTGAATTTTACCGCTGATCAAAGCGGCAAGATTGACAAGGTCTACTGCGGGTAACATCAAACCGACATCGCATTGTCATCGCGCTGTCACAGCGTCGGGCGAGGATAGCTGCGCATTACGGAGATTTCCTCGTCACTCTCGAATATGCAATGCTCGTCTTGTTTTCCCGCCTCTGGCGGGATTTTTTTATGTCTGAATGCACGAAACCGTAGCGGCGCGATGGGGTTTTATTCATGCGGTCGCGCTTCCAGCAGTTGGGCCAGTAAGTTGCGATAACTTTGCAGGCGCTGCTCATCTCCCTCAAACTCCAGTTTCGCGATCACCCGCGCGATCACCGCCTTGCTGGTCGCGGGCTGACCCGCATCCATCAGTTCGCGCATAATGGCCGCCAGCAGATCGCCCTCATGCGGCGCATGCCAGGCTGGACTGTTAAAATAATCGGTAATCGCCCGACTGGCGCTGTTGGGATGCACTCTCATGGCTGACCTCCGCAGAGACAACGATGCCCGCTGCCTGGGACAGGCAACCGCGGGGAGATTTCGGGTTAAGTCTGCATACTGCCCAGAACGGGCAGCGCCCCACCAGCGGCGGCTGGTGGTTTTTTAAACATAGTTGCGGCGTCAAAAATTGTCAGTAACCGTCAGAAATATTTTTTCACGATTTGAGCTATGGACGATTTAGCAATTTTTTTTCGGGTTTGTTTTTGCACATTAACCCGCTGTAAATCGCCCTCTGCGTAATATTTGCTGTGCACAGAGGTAAGCTGACTAGCGGAAAACTGCGTTTTTATCCCTATGCCATGTTTTGCCGTCCGGCCCTGTCAATGGATTGTTAAACTGAACCCTCATTTCAATTTTGATGTGCTCTCTCATGTTACGCTCCGTAGAACCCTGGAAAATCAATCTGATCTCGGTCTGGTTCGGCTGTTTTTTTACCGGGTTGGCGATTAGCCAGATCATCCCGTTTCTGCCGTTGTATATCGAACATCTTGGGGTGCGCGGGGATAATGCGCTGAGCTTGTGGTCAGGGTTGACCTTCAGTATCACTTTCGTGATTTCTGCGGCGGTGGCACCGCTATGGGGCAGCCTCGCCGATCGTAAAGGGCGTAAGCTGATGCTGCTGCGCGCTTCGTTCGGCATGGGCGCGGTGATTCTGTTGCAGGCATTTGTCACCCATGCCTGGCAATTGCTGCTGTTGCGCGCCCTGATGGGGTTGACCTCGGGTTATATTCCCAATGCGATGGCGCTGGTGGCAGCGCAGGTGCCGCGTGAGCGCAGCGGTTGGGCGCTGAGCAGTGTCGCAACCGGTCAGATAGGCGGGGTGATCCTTGGGCCGATGATTGGCGGTCTGCTGGCTGACTGGCTCGGTCTGCGCATGGTGTTTATCGTCACCTCGGTATTATTGATGATCAGCTTTCTGGTCACACTTTTCCTGATTAAAGAAACCGGCTATACCCCGATTGGTAAAAAAGACAAGCTGAGTGGACGCGAGGTGTTTCGTAGCCTGGAAAATCCGCGTTTGATGGTGTGCCTGTTTATCACCACGATGGTCATCCAGATGTGCAACGGTTCGGTGAACCCGATTCTGACTCTGTTTGTGCGTGAACTGGCCCCTTCTGCTGAGAACATTGCGTTTCTCAGTGGTGTGATTGCCGCACTGCCGGGTATTTCGGCGCTCATCTCGGCACCGCGCCTTGGCAAGCTCGGCGACCGCATTGGTACTCAGCGCATTCTGATCGCCACCATGATTACCTCGCTGGTGCTGCTCACCGCCATGTCATTTGTCACCAGCGCCACGCAACTGGGCGTGCTGCGTTTTCTGCTGGGCTTTGCCGATGGCGCGATGATGCCTGCGGTGCAAACGCTGTTGGTTCGCCATTCGAGTGATAATATCACCGGGCGTATTTTTGGTTATAACCAGTCGTTTATGTATTTGGGCAATGTGGCTGGCCCGCTACTGGGGGCCGCAGTTTCCGCCGCAACGGGCTATCGCTGGGTGTTCTTTGCCACTGCGATGGTGGTGCTGATTAATGTCTTGTTGCTGCGTCGTTTCTATCGCCGCCCAAAAACCACGCTGGCGCACCCGGTGAACCAGCGTGACGAGGTGGAGAAGGCTACTGACGCAGCGTCAGGGAGAAGTGCCAGCGCTGCTGAGAAAGCAAAAACTCCGGGCTGACGCTTGGACTCCAGGAGTCATCACCGCCGACCCCCATATGGAAACCATCGAGATGCAGCCAGCAACCCGCTTCTGGCTGCAACAGGTGGCGATGTGAGGTGTCGCGCAACTGCTCCAGGCTGTGCTGACTGAGCGAGAAGGCAAAGTCACCGCTTACCTGCCAACTACCGGTATCGAGCTGGCGTGTCCCGCCGCGCAGACCATTCTCTCCGGGAAAAACGTATTCGGTGCGCATCGCACTCAACGGCTGCTGCCAGCGGGAGAACTGCGCTGCCAGTTGACGATCCGGATAGTTTTCATGCGGGCCGAGTCCCAGCCAACTGACCTGCTGCGGGGCGTGGGCCAGTTGTGTGCGTAAGCCAATACGTGCTGGTGGCGGCAAGCCTGCCGTCTGTTCGACGTCCACGTCGATAGTGAGTTCGCCATTGCCGCGAATCTGATAACGCTTGCGGCTGGTAAAAATCAGCTGACCGGCAAAAATCCACTGATGCCGCGTTTCGATCAATACACTGTGCTTTAGACTATCGATCTCCATCGCCACCAGCTGTGGCTCCAGTTGATCATAACCGGCGCGTTTCCAGCGTTCGACCCAGGCATTGGGATCCACATTAGCCGCTTCGCTTGTGCCGATATCGTTATCGATTGGCGCACGGATAAAACAATCTTCGAGCGGCGTCAGCAAGGTTTCCTCATCATTTACCAACCACTGCACCATCTCCCCACTGCGGCGGGAAAAATGCCAGCGCTGCTGCGGCAGGTACACGGCGATGAGATCATGATTGGACTCGATCTGCGGGGCCGGTTCAGGATTCGTCTGCGTCTCCAGCGGCAGGGCGGCAGGCAAGGACCATTGATGCCAGGCGACGCGTGCATCCGCCTCTGACCAGGAAGTGGCGCGTGGCTGGTGCACCGCCAGATTGAGCCAGCAATTCCCCTGCAATCCTTCTGCCGGTGGTAGATCAAAGGTCTGGCTGGCGCATGCTGCGATATCGAGCGGCAGTTCGCCACGGACAATGACTTGTCCCTCCTGCTCAATCGACCAGCGCAGCACTTCGTTATCGCTGTGGCGGAACAGATAATCGCTGCTGACGGTAAAACGGTACGGGTTCTGCGCATCAGGCGTGAACTGGAAAAACTGCTGTGCACGCTGGGCCTCGAACAATGCCGGATGCGGGGTGCGATCGGCAAACACCAGGCCATTCATACAGAACTGGCGATCATTCGGCGTATCGCCAAAGTCTCCGCCGTAGGCCTGCCACGGCTGGCCTTGCGCGTCATAGCGCGTCAGGCTTTGATCAACCCAATCCCAGACGAAGCCGCCCTGCAAACGCGGAAACTGGTGGAAGGCCTGCCAGTATTTGGCAAAGCCGCCAAAGCTGTTACCCATCGCGTGGGCATATTCACACAGGATCAGCGGCCGGATTTCGCCGGGCAGGCCAATCCACTTTTTCAGTGACCATTTGGGGACAGCCGGGAAGGGCTGGTCCTGATCGACGCGTGCATACATCGGGCAAACAATATCGGTAGCGGCGGTATTGGCTCCGCCGCCTTCATATTGCACCGGGCGTGTTGGATCGCTGCTTTTTACCCAGCGATACAGCGCATCATGGATGCTGCCGTGACCGGACTCATTGCCCAGCGACCAGATAATGATGCAGGGGTGATTACGGTCACGCTGCACCATGCGGGTGACGCGTTCGCTGTAAGCGGCAAACCAGCGCGGATCATCAGAGAGTCGATTCATCGGCTGCATGCCGTGGGTTTCGATATTGGCCTCATCGACCACGTACAAACCATATTCATCGCACAGGCGATACCACAGCGGGTGATTAGGGTAATGGGCGCAGCGCACCGCATTGAAGTTATGACGCTTCATCAGCTCGATATCACGACGCATGCTGGCTTCATCCACCACCTGACCCTTTTCCGGGTGATGTTCGTGACGGTTAACACCGCGAATCAGCAACGGCTGACCATTCAGGCATAACAGGCCATTTTCAATCGCCACGCGACGGAAACCGACATCGTATGCTTCCGCTTCCAGCAGATTGCCTTGATCATCCAGCAGCGAAACCACCGCACGGTATAAATGCGGCGTTTCGGCGCTCCATAACCTGGGGTGATTAACGGGCAAAACCAGCAAAGCGCGTTCCGGATAGTGGCCGCGTTCGTCAATGATGGCGCTGCCGGGCGTTTGTTGGTGTTCGCCGATCAGCGTTTCCCCCTGCCACAGGCTCAGACGCAGTCGACAGGGCTTGAGATGCTGGATCTTTACGCTGACACGCAAATCTGCACGGATATATTCCGGGCTGAGTTGCGTTTCGATCTGCACGTCAGCCAACTGTGTCTCGGGTTTATGCAGTAGAGTGACGTCACGAAAAATGCCGCTCATACGCCACATATCCTGATCTTCCAGGTAGCTGCCATCGCACCAGCGCAGCACCATCACGGCCAGCCGGTTACTGCCTGCTTGCAACGCGGCACTGAGATCGAATTCGGCCGGTAAGCGACTGTCCTGCGAATATCCTATCCAGTGGCCATTGCACCACACAAAGAAGGCGGAGTTTACGCCATCAAAGATAATGCGCGTCTGGCCCTGCTGTAGCCAGGTATCGTCAACATTAAATGTGAGCGAGTAACATCCGGTGGGGTTATTCGCCGGAACCAATGGCGGATTGACCGGAATAGGATATTGCACGTTGGTGTAAATGGGGGCGTCATAACCGTGTAATTGCCAGTTTGCGGGGACGGGAAGGGTGCCGGCATCCGGGAGATCCTGCAACAGCCAGCTTTGTGGCACCGCTTCTGGCTGGCTGAAATAACTGAATGTCCATTGACCGTTCAGACAGCGACGGGAAGGCGAAGGCCGATTGTCGCGGGCGGCTTGCTCGTCACGCCAGCTGGCAAAAGGGGGATGCGCATCCAGTCGGTTCAGGCTGGTGATCACCGGGTTTTCCCAGTCGCGCCGCGCCAGGATTTCATTCAGGGAAACAGAGACAGATGTCATATTAGGATCTCATTAATTGTAATGCGCTCACATTGCGTTAAATTGCGCCAACTGTAAAGCGCTGCGACCTGCTGTTGGGCAGGAATTTTTATCGCTTTTATTACGCCTTTGTCGGTTTTCTCCTGGCGTAGTGCCAGTAAATTGTTAAGCATGGTGAGCAGAGATGAATAGCGCCGGGTTGCGGAGAATTCTGTATTGTCGGGCGCGCTGGCGACTCATACACTCAGCGCGATTTCTCCATCCTGAGGTAATTATGGTCCGTATTGTTAAAATCGCAGCCGTTGTGGCATTGGTGACCGCGCTGAGCGGTTGTATTTTCCCGCCTCCGGGTGGCGGTGGTGGTTGGGGCGGCGGTGGCGGCGGTTGGGGTGGCCACGGTGGCGGTCCGGGTCGCGGATTTATGGGGCCATAAGCCATTAACCTCCCGGGTTAATTGCTGCTATAGCGCGCGAAACGTTTCACAAAAGCATTATTTATCAGAGAAACGTTTCGCCGCTTAATAATAAAATCCTGCATCAAGTTTTCTTTCCCGCCTTTTTTAACTGAGTTAACAGGATCGCATAAAAATCCCTGTTGTTTTATTCTGCTCAATGCTAACGTCAGCATTTCCCTCAACTAATTGAGTTGGTCGCATGAAAAATCTGATTGCGGAACTCCTGCTTAAGCTGGCTGAAAAAGAAGAAGAGTCTAAAGAATTAGTGGTCCAGGTTGAGGCGCTGGAAATTGTGGTTACGGCCTTGTTACGCAAACTTGAGCCGGAACAATTAAAAGGGATTACTTTGGGTATTGAAAACGCGATGGCACCGGCAACCGAGCCAGAAACGTCTCCCGATGCCCTGTTGCTACGTAATTACGTTGAAAAACTGCTTAACCATCCCCGCATATGATTTTCTCAACGCCTGTGATCGCCACAGGCGTTTTTCATTATATTTATTTCTGCTTTGCTTATCTCATGCCAGGCTTATC is part of the Pantoea phytobeneficialis genome and harbors:
- a CDS encoding I78 family peptidase inhibitor codes for the protein MKHYGKALLVMGFLTLTACQSASKPDTAASTAQDAENDMCGASQYQNYIGQPLSALQKQRFDVPVRAIPWNSAVTMDFNLRRLNFTADQSGKIDKVYCG
- a CDS encoding biofilm development regulator YmgB/AriR family protein, with product MRVHPNSASRAITDYFNSPAWHAPHEGDLLAAIMRELMDAGQPATSKAVIARVIAKLEFEGDEQRLQSYRNLLAQLLEARPHE
- a CDS encoding multidrug efflux MFS transporter, with translation MLRSVEPWKINLISVWFGCFFTGLAISQIIPFLPLYIEHLGVRGDNALSLWSGLTFSITFVISAAVAPLWGSLADRKGRKLMLLRASFGMGAVILLQAFVTHAWQLLLLRALMGLTSGYIPNAMALVAAQVPRERSGWALSSVATGQIGGVILGPMIGGLLADWLGLRMVFIVTSVLLMISFLVTLFLIKETGYTPIGKKDKLSGREVFRSLENPRLMVCLFITTMVIQMCNGSVNPILTLFVRELAPSAENIAFLSGVIAALPGISALISAPRLGKLGDRIGTQRILIATMITSLVLLTAMSFVTSATQLGVLRFLLGFADGAMMPAVQTLLVRHSSDNITGRIFGYNQSFMYLGNVAGPLLGAAVSAATGYRWVFFATAMVVLINVLLLRRFYRRPKTTLAHPVNQRDEVEKATDAASGRSASAAEKAKTPG
- a CDS encoding beta-galactosidase, giving the protein MTSVSVSLNEILARRDWENPVITSLNRLDAHPPFASWRDEQAARDNRPSPSRRCLNGQWTFSYFSQPEAVPQSWLLQDLPDAGTLPVPANWQLHGYDAPIYTNVQYPIPVNPPLVPANNPTGCYSLTFNVDDTWLQQGQTRIIFDGVNSAFFVWCNGHWIGYSQDSRLPAEFDLSAALQAGSNRLAVMVLRWCDGSYLEDQDMWRMSGIFRDVTLLHKPETQLADVQIETQLSPEYIRADLRVSVKIQHLKPCRLRLSLWQGETLIGEHQQTPGSAIIDERGHYPERALLVLPVNHPRLWSAETPHLYRAVVSLLDDQGNLLEAEAYDVGFRRVAIENGLLCLNGQPLLIRGVNRHEHHPEKGQVVDEASMRRDIELMKRHNFNAVRCAHYPNHPLWYRLCDEYGLYVVDEANIETHGMQPMNRLSDDPRWFAAYSERVTRMVQRDRNHPCIIIWSLGNESGHGSIHDALYRWVKSSDPTRPVQYEGGGANTAATDIVCPMYARVDQDQPFPAVPKWSLKKWIGLPGEIRPLILCEYAHAMGNSFGGFAKYWQAFHQFPRLQGGFVWDWVDQSLTRYDAQGQPWQAYGGDFGDTPNDRQFCMNGLVFADRTPHPALFEAQRAQQFFQFTPDAQNPYRFTVSSDYLFRHSDNEVLRWSIEQEGQVIVRGELPLDIAACASQTFDLPPAEGLQGNCWLNLAVHQPRATSWSEADARVAWHQWSLPAALPLETQTNPEPAPQIESNHDLIAVYLPQQRWHFSRRSGEMVQWLVNDEETLLTPLEDCFIRAPIDNDIGTSEAANVDPNAWVERWKRAGYDQLEPQLVAMEIDSLKHSVLIETRHQWIFAGQLIFTSRKRYQIRGNGELTIDVDVEQTAGLPPPARIGLRTQLAHAPQQVSWLGLGPHENYPDRQLAAQFSRWQQPLSAMRTEYVFPGENGLRGGTRQLDTGSWQVSGDFAFSLSQHSLEQLRDTSHRHLLQPEAGCWLHLDGFHMGVGGDDSWSPSVSPEFLLSQQRWHFSLTLRQ
- the iraP gene encoding anti-adapter protein IraP, translated to MKNLIAELLLKLAEKEEESKELVVQVEALEIVVTALLRKLEPEQLKGITLGIENAMAPATEPETSPDALLLRNYVEKLLNHPRI